ATGCGATGTGGGATGACTGGCAAAGACGACGCCGGCTGGTGGAGCGGTCGGTGGTTGTGGAGGCCGCCAAATTTTGCCGCTGCTCTGTATGAGGCCGTCTGCGCTTGGGCCTCTTCGGGGGCGCGGGGCGGCGGACTGACTTTTGCTTCCGCTGTGGCTGTGGCTGGCGCTGACGCTGGGGGCTCTGCTGATGCTGGGGAGGCGGGGAGGCGAAGAACGAAGAGCGGAAGCAAAGATAGGAGAGTATGAAACACCGTCCACGACGGGCAACTACCCGTACGCCAAATATTTACGAGGCGCAAAAGTTTGTTTATTCCCGCATCCGGCAATTTCTCCGCATCACCCCGCGTATAGCCTCGTCGCTGTCGACACAAAAATCAGAATAAATGCAACAATCACACCACATCCTCACCATGCATCACCCCTCACAGTCCATAGCGATCCATACCGTCAGTCGTAAATACTTTCATAAAATAGCAGGGATTAGAGTAGTCGACGACGAAGGACTAGCAAAGGTATATTCAACAAGCCTGTTGAGAATCTTTTCAAAGACACCTTCAAACACATCCATCACATCTAGTactcgccctcctcctcctcagcgTCGATGGAGTCAATTCCAACCTCCTCATAGTCCTTCTCCAAGGCGGCCAAATCTTCTCGGGCCTCGGAGAactcgccttcttccataCCCTCGCCGACATACTACATTATGGGTTAGACCGCGcctcatgcatatcatcAAAAGTATAAAGCTTACCCAGTGGACGAACGCTCGCTTGGAGTAGAGCAAGTCAAACTTGTTGTCGAGACGGGCCCAAGCGGTGGCGATGGAAGTGGTGTTGGAAAGCATACAGAGTGATCGAGAGACCTTGGCAAGGTCGCCGCCGGGGACGAGAGCAGGAGGCTCATTGCAGATACCAATCTTGAAACCGGTAGGACACCAATCAACAAACTGGATAGTCCTCTTGGTTCGGATGTTGGCGACGGCAGCGTTGACGTCCTTGGGGACAACATCGCCTCGGTAAAGCATACAGCACGCCATATACTTGCCCTGTCGGGGATCGCACTTAACCATCTGGTTGTTGGACTCGAAACAAGACATGGTCATCTCGTAGACAGAGTTGGACTCGTGGAAGGCCTTCTCAGCAGAGATGACAGGAGCGTAGGTGGCAAGAGGGAAGTGGATACGAGGGTAACTAACAGACAATCAGTATGCTTGCCGGTACATGTATGAAATAATAAACATACGGGACCAAGTTGGTTTGGAACTCGTTGAGATCGACATTGAGGTCACCGTCGAATCGGAGAGAAGCCGTGACGGAGGAAACGACCTGAGCAATCAATCGGTTAAGATTGGtgaaagagggagaggtgATGCCCAAGTTTCGTCGACAGATGTCGTAGATGCTATCAATCAATGATAAGACGTTTATCACGCAAGCCATAACTCGCCACTCACGCCTCGTTGTCAACCATAAAAGAGCAGTCAGAGTGCTCAAGAGTAGTGTGCGTAGTGAGGACCGAGTTGTAGGGCTCAACGACGGAGGTAGACATCTTGGGGGCGGGGTAGACGGAGAACTCGAGCTTGGACTTCTTGCCATAGTCAATAGACAACCTCTCCATCAAAAGAGCACCGAAACCGGAACCGgtaccaccaccaaaggagtggaagacaaagaagcCTTGGAGACCGGAACAGTTGTCGGCAAGACGACGGATCTGCTCAAGGACACTGTCGACAAGGTCCTTGCCAATGGTGTAGTGACCACGGGCGTCTATAAACAGTTAGTGTCATGTTTGGTACCAAGGAAAACATCCACACACAGTTGTTAGCAGCGTCCTCCTTGCCGGTGATCATAGTCTCGGGGTGGAAGAGACTTCGGTAGGTACCAGTTCGGACCTCGTCAATGACATTGGGCTCGAGATCGACCTAAAAGACGCGTCAGACGCGACGATTACGAttaaataaaaaaaagtcTACGACTTGATCATGACTTACATAGAGCGACCTGGGGACGTGCTTTCCGGAACCAGTctcggagaagaaggtggaaaAGCCGTCGTCGTTGGCAGAAGGGGACCCCTCCATGAGACGACCATCGGGCTGCAGAGTTTGTGAGTTTCAAGCGCCGCAAAAGTGCGGTGTGTTACGTACGCTGAGGCCGTGCTCGAGAGTGTAGAGCTCCCAACAGGCGTTACCGATCTGGACACCTGTGCTGCATGTCAGAATGTGGTCCAAGGGCAGGATATGCGATTATATATACGTACCGGCCTGACCAACGTGGACCTATGGGGAGAGGGACATCAGAAATGGGGAAACAAGTccgagatggagaggacgTACACTGATAACCTCACGCATGTTGCTTTCTAGGGTTAGTTAAAAAGAGCGACTGAACGGGGCGGGGCGGGCATGTAATGATGTGGAATCAAACGAGAAATAATGCGAACCGGCGAGTGATCGTTGCACCAGGGTCAGCACGGGCCGCGGGTGCTGGGTGCGGCGGCAGGCGGCGGGACTCACGTggcagaaagaaagaaaaggactAACAGAGGGGCCGAGCGTTAGATGGGGGAATGTGCAGGGCAGCAGGCAAGGTTGGGAGGACGGAGGAAGCAAGTAGGAAGGAAAACGGAAAAAATAACAACAAGACGAGAGAGAACAAGCCTGGCTCCTCACCACCCGCACTCCGCCTGTTGACGCGCAAAGAATCCCAATCCACGCGTCGAGCACTCGGCAATTCGGCATTAAACACATGTGGCATCTGCCCCACGACGCAAACAACTCGTGCATACTACAAGTAAAAGATCTAGACTACTAGCATCGCTGCACCAGCCAGGAGCGCCAGTCGGCAAGCACACGCTGCCgcttttcatcatccatgGCGTCAACGCCAAGTTTGAGCATCACTATGCACCAGCTCAGCCATCACGCAATGAACTCGGCCATGCTGCTTACCATGCTCATACCCGTCGTATatctcaatctccttgtcctcgtTCGGGAGTCGGTCGAACAGCCTAAGCGTCCCCTTGTGTGATGTAGCACGATCCTTGTTGCCGTGCACGAGCCGAATAGGTACATTAACCTCTTCTGCTCGTTCCTGCAACTCGGTCATGCCCTCCAGACACGCGAGACCAGTGCCGACACGGAGCATTCCGTGGTAGCATAATGCTAAGTGCGGTTGGTGCAGTACATGAGCGCAGGTCGCGCCTTTGTTCACAGACCAACCGAGGTGACTTACGGTCAGCGAAAAAGTCTTCTTCGACCCTTGGATCGTCAGATACGTTGCCACGAACTGCCTTGGCAAGAGGCAAGCTTCCAGCAAAACTGTTCACACCGCGGCCCAAATattcgagaaggatatTTGGGCGTGACTCTTTTGATACTGTTGCGAAATCAGTCAAAGGTGCAGCGCCCTCTGGAGATGCATCTACTACCCACCCTCTATCATTGGGCACAGCACAAACGCGCCTGCCACGTGTATCCTGACCTTTTCGTCGCGGCGCGAGCGCTCAAGTTGATCGTAGCCTTGACCAGACCCTTCCTCAGGCGGCGCAATATCCGGTTTCTGCCCTTGAGAGGCAACTTTTTCAGGTTGCGCAGTCGGAGGGTATTTGAGGAGGTAGTAAAGACTTTTTACAGCGCTTGTTAGATTGATTTCGTTTCCATCTGTCTCCCGACTTACACTGTCCAGCCGCCCATCGAACTAAACTATCTCGTGAGCCTAGCACCTGATCGCTTCCAATATAGCACTTACGACCCATTGAGAAACACTTTACGCTGTTCTCGACCCTGACTCAGGTCATTTAGGACAACGTCCGTCAGTACCACGTGTACTGCAGCTgtgagcagcagcagagaaggaagatacGAATTGATTCTAAAGCGTTAAAGCGTTAGAGAAGTATGTGGCCGTTGGACCTACCCGGTGGAACGACCATACTATTTTGTCAGCTAAAGGTTCACATCGATATCACTCACAGATGGCAGATCGGGAATGATGACTCTAAATCCAGCTTTTAGAAAGAATTTTATGTGTGGCGCGTATCGCAGTCCATAATCGCCAAGTCCTGCCGGTCAGATAGGCTCCGTAAACAAAGGACTCACCATGAACAAGCACTAAATCTTTGCCTTTACCCCTACCGCCTCCTTCCCAGCCACCCTCAGGTGGCTCATGCATCTCCCAAGTACTATACGCCACCCATCTCCCCCCGCGTTTGACGCCAGAATCAAGTTCTTCGGGAATGAGTGAGATGTTCTCGGCATGAATGATCTGCGTTGTGTCATAGGCTTCATGATACGACCGGAACGAGTTGAATGGCCGTAGAAAAACTCGACGATAGTTATGGGAAACGGCGGGATCATTAACCAATTCAAGATGAGGCGGGTGATGGGGGAGAAGATAGCGGCCGTAGGCTTCAACAGCCAGAAGCGAATGAGCATAATGACATGACGCTGGGTCTTATGAGTGACTCACTGGGATCTTTGACGGTGTATAGATTGTGGCGGACAAGATGAGGTTCGATGACCTCCCTGCGTCCGAGGATGAGCATTGCTGACCATGATCGGCTGAAGAAATGATCGCCCGAACTACGACAACGTACCAGATGGGATTGTGAAGAGGCATGGCAGTGGCGAACGCACAGGGCAGACAAGGCGAGCGGCACGGGCGTGAATGGCGCAAGGGACGGAAGACGGGGTGCGCTTGGGGCAGGGGGGACACAGTGGCGGCCGATGATCCGTCTGATGTTTACGGGTTTGACATCCGATAACAGCGCGATAATCAGTGGGTGAGGTGTGCCGCTGCCTGGCGCCGCTCCGGCTGTCACGGAAACGTGCCTCCTTTCATCACACCCAGACAACGCTAGTCAAACTGCTGCACGTCTCTGCGGATCGCCATGCAGCGTTCAAGTGCTGCACGCCGTGCGGAGAAACGGCCTACCTGCATTCCCGAGGTCGCTGGCGAGTGATGGACACAGCATGTGACGCCAGCGGTCGGCAGCAGACCATCGCTCGCGATCCAATGCATGATTTGCTTCCCGggaaagacgaggaagtGAGAGAAGGGGGATGCCATGGGGGCAGTATGCAGACATGTGGTGGAAATGTACATACGAAGTGAACATGGGATGTGTGGATATGGGGTGTTTGTGGAGAGCGAGAAGGGTGTGTATTGCATCATAGCTCAATAGGCAGCAGCGTCCGAAGCCGAATGGAGGTTCGTTTCGCCCGCTCCAAGGGTCGTTGCCAGCCTGGTATATATATTCGTACATAGCACATAGATTCATACGTATACCTGTTCTCCTACATACATTCCCAGACCACAGCGtccctttcttcgccaCAAATAAAGGATCCACGCACCAGCCGACCGCCGCCGTCTCGTGACTCAGCCCAGCCTATCATTACTGCTCCATTCAATTCACTTGGATTCTCCACCCTTCCGTCACCCATAACCCCCAAGTGAGtccctcttttcatctccCTGATCCACGATCCTCGGAAGCATCCTTTCTCCCGTGGGCTTCGCCAGTCGTTTGCCAACTGCTCTGGGCTTCTTTCGCCTACGCTGGCGCCTTCTGtgcctctcttcctcttcgcctcTTTTGGCTCTCAGGCCAGCTATATTAACCGCTGTTGGGCGGGTGCATACCCCTTCGACTCCATCCGCACCCCAGAAAAACCTTGTCCAAtcccaaaaaaaagcacTTCTGCCATGCCCTTACAGCGCGCAGTATCTGATTCCCATGCCCTTGTTTCGTTTCGAGCTAACGATGACCCGTCTGTTCACTTTCGCCCGCGCCCAAAGATCAAGCCATTCCCAACGAGCCCTAGAACTTACCACTTATCTCCTTCACTCCAACTTCGTTCTCCCAAGCAGCTCCTACTAGACTGGAGTGACGACCTTTCACCTATCAACGAATTTCATATACCAATAGCCAACATGTCTTCCCAGCCCCtcgagaaggccaaggtaatttttttttttctgcaAGATGCACATTCCAACAACACAGACTGATTCTTTTACTTGACCAGCTGCCGGTCCCAAAgaatcttcttttcatcgaAAATGATGTTCCACCTTCGACCACCCCTTCAGCGGCGACTACTCCCACAGATCATGAACTCGACCCGCTTGCCCATGCTGGCGATAAGGCAGAACTTCTCACCCAAGCTCTTCATGAGAGTCAAGTCCCTACAAAGCCAAAGAGCCCACCTAATAATGTGTCGAGGTTGGGCAAACTTGGACAGCTTGAGACAAGATTGCCGGATATCAATGCGGAACCTAATGAGTATTATGGCGGAGCACAGGTAACCAGTAGGGCACGAACATTCAGCAATGTAAGTCTCGTGTCCTGTTCCTGGACGAACCAACTGATCCACAATAGGTCGGTGTCGAGGGTGAATTCAAGCGTCGGCCTATGCAAATGGGCGGTGAGAAAATCTCTAGAAATCGCCGACTTTCGCATGGTGAGTACTACGTTAATGGCGTATGCTGATaatgaagacgagagtaCCCCGTCTGCTCCCAGGCGCTATTTAATTGATGTCGAGGAAACAATGAGACTCGTGTTGGAGCAAGAAGACACGGATAACAAGTGAGTCACATCATGTTCGAATCCAATCTGACTCGTACAGCTTCCAAATTTCTATCTATGATTCGGGTCCCAAACTTCTTTCATTGGGTACGGCGAGTTCTAATGCCCATAAAACCTTTGATATCCGGGTATGTCACAAATATCTTTGCCGTTTGATAATAATAATTGCTGAAATGCGCTGGGGTTAGGGCACATATATGTTATCGAATCTTCTTCAGGAACTCGCACTTGCCCGAGACTATGGACGCAAGCGCATTGTCTTGGATGAAGCTCGTCTTGCCGAGAATCCTGTGGACCGTCTCTCTAGAATGATCAAGAACTCATTCTGGAACAGTCTCACTCGACGCATCGACGCAGAGGGTCTTGAAATCGCTTGCGCGGATCCCAAGAATAGAAGCCAGCACATGCGAGCCAGGATTTATATTCCAcatggagaggatgaaatgGCCGAGCATTATCGTCAAAtgtgcttcttctctcaaaTCCCTAGC
This window of the Cryptococcus neoformans var. neoformans B-3501A chromosome 2, whole genome shotgun sequence genome carries:
- a CDS encoding hypothetical protein (Match to ESTs gb|CF190146.1|CF190146, gb|CF186237.1|CF186237, gb|CF185684.1|CF185684; HMMPfam hit to Tubulin, Tubulin/FtsZ family, GTPase domain, score: 357.6, E(): 1.7e-104; HMMPfam hit to Tubulin_C, Tubulin/FtsZ family, C-terminal domain, score: 266.8, E(): 3.6e-77), which produces MREVISVHVGQAGVQIGNACWELYTLEHGLSPDGRLMEGSPSANDDGFSTFFSETGSGKHVPRSLYVDLEPNVIDEVRTGTYRSLFHPETMITGKEDAANNYARGHYTIGKDLVDSVLEQIRRLADNCSGLQGFFVFHSFGGGTGSGFGALLMERLSIDYGKKSKLEFSVYPAPKMSTSVVEPYNSVLTTHTTLEHSDCSFMVDNEAIYDICRRNLGITSPSFTNLNRLIAQVVSSVTASLRFDGDLNVDLNEFQTNLVPYPRIHFPLATYAPVISAEKAFHESNSVYEMTMSCFESNNQMVKCDPRQGKYMACCMLYRGDVVPKDVNAAVANIRTKRTIQFVDWCPTGFKIGICNEPPALVPGGDLAKVSRSLCMLSNTTSIATAWARLDNKFDLLYSKRAFVHWYVGEGMEEGEFSEAREDLAALEKDYEEVGIDSIDAEEEEGEY